In Gemmatimonadota bacterium, the following proteins share a genomic window:
- the thiL gene encoding thiamine-phosphate kinase: MSDHPPRTIRLGPGAEFDLIRTAIALGGELPAAVRVGPGDDAAVIEGGWVLSTDMCVEDVHFRRSWLSDREIGYRAAATALSDLAAMAATPLGLLVSIAVPEAGDVDLEALQVGVEEAVQALGGAILGGDLSRSPGPLVLDVVVVGRTSWPVLRNGAKAGDEIWVTGRLGASAAAVHAWRQGGEPSPQARAAFARPTPRIDEACCLVEQEWVDALMDISDGLAGDVGHLAAASGVKVVLEAGAVPIADAALVVLGAEGALEAALHGGEDYELLFVADPGIVDVARFEDRFGLDLTRVGHVLEGEGVWLDRGDGEPRPLARAGFDHFGSVDH, translated from the coding sequence ATGAGCGATCACCCGCCGCGCACGATCCGACTCGGCCCGGGGGCGGAGTTCGACCTGATCCGCACGGCGATCGCTTTGGGCGGTGAGCTCCCAGCGGCGGTCCGGGTCGGACCCGGTGACGACGCGGCGGTCATCGAAGGTGGGTGGGTCCTGAGTACCGACATGTGTGTCGAGGACGTGCACTTCCGACGTAGCTGGCTCTCGGACCGTGAGATCGGGTACCGCGCCGCGGCGACCGCGCTCTCCGACCTAGCGGCCATGGCGGCGACCCCCCTCGGGTTACTGGTGTCCATTGCGGTCCCGGAGGCCGGCGACGTCGATCTGGAAGCACTGCAGGTCGGGGTTGAGGAAGCCGTGCAAGCGCTTGGTGGAGCGATTCTCGGTGGAGACCTCTCCCGATCGCCAGGACCCCTGGTGCTCGACGTCGTGGTCGTGGGCCGTACGTCGTGGCCGGTATTGCGAAATGGGGCGAAGGCCGGCGACGAGATCTGGGTGACCGGGCGCCTCGGCGCGAGCGCCGCCGCCGTCCATGCTTGGCGGCAGGGGGGTGAGCCGTCCCCGCAAGCACGCGCGGCCTTCGCCCGTCCGACGCCGCGTATCGACGAAGCGTGCTGTCTGGTCGAGCAGGAATGGGTTGACGCGCTCATGGACATATCCGACGGCCTAGCCGGTGACGTCGGCCATTTGGCGGCCGCCTCTGGCGTCAAGGTTGTCTTGGAGGCGGGTGCCGTCCCGATCGCCGATGCCGCCCTCGTCGTCCTCGGAGCCGAGGGCGCGTTGGAAGCGGCGCTGCATGGCGGCGAGGACTACGAGCTGCTCTTCGTCGCCGACCCGGGGATCGTCGACGTGGCTCGTTTCGAGGACCGCTTCGGGCTCGACTTGACCCGCGTCGGACATGTGCTCGAAGGGGAGGGCGTGTGGCTCGATCGCGGCGACGGCGAGCCGCGGCCGCTGGCGCGCGCTGGTTTCGACCACTTCGGGAGCGTCGACCATTGA
- a CDS encoding NAD(P)H-hydrate dehydratase, whose product MAGLHPPLRPYARLHVLAPTGAEAAALDSTAIETIGVPPPVLMENAGRAAAMIVQRLRPRGRVVGVVGSGNNGGDALVLLRTLRAWGRDVLAVVVADRPLEDPLLHGWDVALRTDEELGAEGWRDLLGEAGLVVDGVLGTGLQGAPRERQRAAIENINALGCWVLSLDVPSGIDSGTGTVPGSAVRATVTVAFGAPKLGSLLHPARSLAGRLIAVEIAFPPSSPAEVTARVVTPAWAQARLPHRDPDTHKNAVGRVLVVAGQQGMAGAAVLAVRASLRAGAGLVTICSAPENREIVQSAAPEAIYVDPGDPGALLAAMDQCDAVGLGPGLGTGTFGQKLAAAVATGPPRPVVVDADALNLASQGKLDLPLLAATRAVLATPHAGEMARLLGTDTATVQSDRIAALGRAVEANGHALLLKGAPSLVAAPGAEVHVDCQGSSDLAAAGMGDALTGVCASLMAQGLGPVDAGAVGLYLTGRSARLAGRGLALTPSDVIRCLPDALRERSEGVSDLDLPFVLFDADPAR is encoded by the coding sequence ATGGCCGGTCTCCACCCGCCACTCCGCCCCTACGCACGCCTGCATGTGCTCGCGCCCACCGGAGCCGAGGCCGCGGCGCTCGATAGCACGGCGATCGAGACGATCGGGGTGCCTCCGCCCGTGCTCATGGAGAACGCTGGGCGGGCGGCCGCGATGATCGTGCAACGCCTCCGCCCGCGCGGCCGGGTGGTGGGCGTGGTGGGGTCCGGCAACAACGGCGGGGACGCGTTGGTGCTGCTCAGGACTCTACGCGCGTGGGGGCGTGACGTCCTTGCGGTGGTTGTGGCCGACCGGCCTTTGGAGGACCCGCTGCTGCACGGCTGGGACGTCGCCTTGCGGACGGACGAAGAACTCGGCGCGGAAGGATGGCGCGACCTGCTCGGGGAAGCGGGTCTCGTCGTGGACGGGGTGCTCGGCACGGGCTTGCAGGGCGCCCCCCGGGAGCGGCAGCGCGCCGCGATCGAGAACATCAACGCCTTGGGTTGCTGGGTTCTCTCGTTGGACGTGCCGTCCGGCATCGACTCAGGGACGGGGACCGTGCCGGGCAGCGCAGTGCGGGCGACGGTCACCGTCGCCTTTGGCGCGCCGAAGCTCGGAAGCCTTCTGCATCCGGCGCGTTCGCTTGCCGGTCGGTTGATCGCGGTCGAGATCGCCTTTCCACCGTCGAGCCCGGCGGAAGTGACCGCTCGAGTGGTCACGCCTGCCTGGGCCCAGGCGCGTCTCCCGCACCGGGACCCGGACACACACAAGAACGCCGTCGGTCGTGTGCTCGTGGTCGCGGGACAGCAGGGCATGGCCGGCGCCGCGGTTCTCGCAGTGCGTGCGTCGCTGCGTGCGGGGGCCGGTCTCGTGACGATTTGCTCCGCGCCGGAGAATCGCGAAATCGTGCAGAGCGCCGCACCGGAGGCGATCTACGTCGATCCCGGCGATCCAGGGGCGCTTCTCGCGGCCATGGATCAGTGCGACGCAGTCGGCCTCGGGCCCGGCCTTGGCACCGGCACGTTCGGACAGAAGCTCGCCGCGGCGGTTGCGACGGGTCCGCCTCGACCCGTGGTGGTAGATGCCGACGCGCTCAACCTGGCGTCTCAAGGGAAACTCGACTTGCCGTTGTTGGCGGCGACGAGAGCGGTTCTGGCGACTCCGCACGCGGGCGAGATGGCGCGGCTGCTCGGCACCGATACGGCCACGGTCCAGTCGGACCGAATCGCGGCGCTCGGCCGTGCTGTAGAGGCGAACGGACACGCGCTGTTGCTCAAGGGGGCGCCGTCGTTGGTCGCCGCACCGGGAGCCGAGGTGCACGTGGATTGCCAGGGTTCGTCCGACCTCGCGGCAGCGGGCATGGGCGATGCGCTGACGGGCGTGTGCGCGTCGCTCATGGCGCAGGGCTTGGGTCCAGTGGATGCCGGGGCGGTCGGGCTGTATCTGACGGGCCGCTCCGCGCGGCTCGCAGGCCGGGGCTTGGCGCTCACCCCGAGTGACGTGATCCGCTGCCTCCCGGACGCTCTCAGGGAGCGGAGCGAGGGCGTCTCGGACCTCGACCTGCCCTTTGTTCTCTTCGACGCTGACCCGGCGCGGTGA